One region of Bosea sp. 29B genomic DNA includes:
- a CDS encoding ABC transporter permease has product MTDLVSFRPEIIREVHSSDAPVVAKSIGLAERIYRIGFVRKAFILAVLALAWELYGRWLGNPLLFPTFGQTVEAFVGNIVNGIIPQRMLVSLQTLVIGYGIGIGLAALLTTLAIGSRIGADLLETLTSMFNPLPAIALLPLALIWFGLGTGSIIFVLVHSVLWAIALNTHAGFRSVSNTLRMVGQNYGLRGLKLVRLILIPAAFPAILTGLKVGWAFAWRTLIAAELVFGVSSGSGGLGWFIFENRNQLETANVFAGLFTVILIGLFVENVIFATIERKTIRRWGMQH; this is encoded by the coding sequence ATGACCGATCTCGTCAGCTTCCGCCCCGAAATCATCCGCGAGGTTCATTCCAGCGATGCGCCCGTGGTGGCCAAATCGATCGGCCTCGCCGAGCGGATCTATCGCATAGGCTTTGTCCGCAAGGCCTTCATCCTCGCCGTCCTTGCCCTGGCCTGGGAGCTCTATGGCCGCTGGCTCGGCAATCCCCTGCTGTTCCCGACCTTCGGCCAGACGGTCGAGGCCTTCGTCGGCAACATCGTCAACGGCATCATTCCCCAGCGCATGCTGGTCTCGCTGCAGACGCTGGTCATCGGCTACGGCATCGGCATCGGCCTCGCCGCGCTCCTGACCACGCTGGCGATCGGCTCGCGCATCGGCGCCGACCTGCTGGAGACGCTAACCTCGATGTTCAATCCGCTGCCGGCGATCGCGCTCCTGCCGCTGGCGCTGATCTGGTTCGGGCTTGGCACCGGCAGCATCATCTTCGTGCTGGTGCATTCGGTGCTCTGGGCGATCGCGCTCAACACCCATGCCGGCTTCCGTTCGGTCTCGAACACGCTGCGCATGGTCGGCCAGAACTATGGCCTGCGCGGACTGAAGCTGGTGCGGCTGATCCTGATCCCGGCCGCTTTCCCGGCGATCCTGACCGGCCTCAAGGTCGGCTGGGCCTTCGCCTGGCGCACGCTGATCGCGGCCGAGCTCGTCTTCGGCGTGTCCTCGGGCTCCGGCGGCCTCGGCTGGTTCATCTTCGAGAACCGCAACCAGCTCGAGACTGCGAACGTCTTTGCCGGCCTGTTCACGGTCATCCTGATCGGCCTGTTCGTCGAGAACGTCATCTTCGCCACCATCGAGCGCAAGACCATCCGCCGCTGGGGCATGCAGCACTGA
- a CDS encoding flagellar motor protein MotB, whose translation MTKPVQQIIVKKVKKAAHAHHGGAWKIAYADFVTAMMAFFLLMWLISMTTQEQKEGLAEYFAPGSLSPSTSGAGGMLWGTALDKSGSKPSPPREAATGTSRPEDKARRTSSGGTGDREANRSAAGQQASHSAIASLRQALQSMPEIADLSRNIVIEPTKEGLDVALMDESGRSMFPEGSVQPYPSTRRVLETLAPTLRRLPNRLAITGHTAATRPGAAAGAEPWSLTTGRALAVREILSGAGFPNDRFASVVGRADTEPVFPDNPYISPNRRVRITLLSEEPPLPPNLLR comes from the coding sequence ATGACCAAGCCCGTCCAGCAGATTATCGTCAAGAAGGTCAAGAAGGCCGCTCATGCGCACCATGGCGGCGCCTGGAAGATCGCCTATGCGGACTTCGTGACCGCCATGATGGCGTTCTTTCTGCTGATGTGGCTGATCAGCATGACGACGCAGGAGCAGAAGGAAGGCCTGGCGGAGTATTTCGCGCCGGGGTCTTTGAGCCCCAGCACCAGTGGCGCTGGCGGCATGCTGTGGGGCACCGCCCTCGACAAGTCAGGCAGCAAGCCGTCGCCGCCACGCGAGGCGGCGACGGGGACCAGCAGGCCGGAGGACAAAGCGCGCCGGACCAGCTCCGGCGGCACCGGCGACCGCGAGGCCAACCGCTCGGCTGCCGGCCAGCAGGCCAGCCACAGCGCGATAGCCAGCCTCCGGCAGGCGCTCCAGAGCATGCCCGAAATTGCCGATCTGTCGCGCAACATCGTGATCGAGCCGACCAAGGAGGGGTTGGATGTCGCCCTCATGGACGAGTCCGGCCGCTCCATGTTCCCCGAGGGCTCGGTCCAACCCTATCCGAGCACCCGTCGCGTGCTGGAGACGCTCGCGCCGACTCTGCGCCGCCTGCCCAACCGCTTGGCCATCACCGGCCACACGGCCGCCACGCGCCCGGGCGCGGCGGCGGGCGCCGAGCCCTGGAGCCTGACCACCGGGCGCGCGCTCGCCGTCCGCGAGATCCTGTCGGGCGCAGGGTTCCCCAATGACCGCTTCGCTTCCGTGGTGGGACGCGCCGACACCGAGCCGGTCTTCCCCGACAATCCCTACATCTCGCCGAACCGGCGGGTGAGGATCACGCTGCTCAGCGAAGAGCCGCCATTGCCCCCGAACCTCTTGCGCTGA
- a CDS encoding RNA methyltransferase — MTGSGTDRTRPSIAGQAPIVILVEPQLAENIGMCARAMANFGLTELRLVAPRDGWPSGGGLKKGATAAASGATHILDNARLFPDAAAAIADLNHVLATTARERGQMKRVFTPAEAMPNLSERIASDERVGILFGRERIGLTNEEISFADAILTFPVNPAFASLNLAQAVLLCGYEWLKASGGEPPFRENNPSPPASRATVLSMFDYLEGELERCGFFPPGKKPVMTANLRDILHRLDMTEQEARTLRGVFKSLAEGPRAGRGEPKA; from the coding sequence ATGACCGGTTCCGGCACCGACCGCACCCGCCCGTCCATCGCGGGACAGGCCCCCATCGTCATTCTCGTCGAACCGCAGCTCGCCGAGAATATCGGCATGTGCGCACGGGCCATGGCAAATTTCGGCCTGACCGAATTGCGCCTCGTCGCACCGCGCGATGGCTGGCCGAGTGGCGGCGGCCTGAAGAAAGGCGCGACCGCGGCCGCCTCCGGCGCCACCCACATCCTCGACAATGCCCGGCTCTTCCCCGATGCCGCCGCGGCTATCGCCGACCTCAACCATGTGCTGGCGACGACCGCCCGCGAGCGCGGCCAGATGAAGCGCGTCTTCACCCCGGCCGAGGCGATGCCGAATCTCTCGGAGCGCATCGCCTCGGACGAGCGCGTCGGCATCCTGTTCGGGCGCGAGCGCATCGGCCTGACCAATGAGGAGATCAGCTTTGCCGACGCGATCCTGACCTTCCCGGTCAATCCGGCGTTCGCCTCGCTCAACCTGGCGCAGGCGGTGCTGCTCTGCGGCTACGAATGGCTCAAGGCGAGCGGCGGCGAGCCGCCCTTCCGCGAGAACAACCCCTCCCCGCCGGCGAGCCGGGCCACCGTGCTTTCGATGTTCGACTATCTCGAGGGTGAGCTCGAGCGCTGCGGCTTCTTCCCTCCGGGCAAGAAGCCGGTCATGACCGCCAATCTGCGCGACATCCTGCATCGGCTCGACATGACCGAGCAGGAAGCGCGCACCCTGCGCGGCGTCTTCAAATCGCTGGCCGAAGGACCGAGAGCCGGCCGCGGCGAACCGAAGGCCTGA
- the motA gene encoding flagellar motor stator protein MotA — translation MRLIVGAIIVFVCVFGSYAAMGGHLEVLWQPFEFVIILGAAIGAFIIGNPAPVLKAVPSMLGTIMKGSKYSQECYVELLGMQYSLYKLVKQKGMLAVEEHIENPEKSTLFNAFPTFAANHHAVEFVCDYMRMLTLGANNAHEIDALMDEELETHHQEQERLVSAMQSIADGTPALGIVAAVLGVIKTMGAIKEPPEVLGHLIGGALVGTFFGVFVAYGFFAPMAASLKSTFEAEAKYFLSLKAGLLAHISGQPPVMAVEFARKALMSDVRPTFSEVEAATAKLAA, via the coding sequence ATGCGGCTGATCGTCGGCGCAATCATTGTCTTCGTCTGCGTCTTCGGCAGTTACGCGGCCATGGGTGGCCACCTCGAGGTCCTCTGGCAGCCGTTCGAGTTCGTCATCATCCTCGGCGCAGCGATCGGTGCCTTCATCATCGGCAATCCCGCGCCGGTCCTCAAGGCCGTGCCCTCCATGCTCGGCACGATCATGAAGGGCTCCAAGTACTCGCAGGAATGCTATGTCGAACTGCTGGGGATGCAGTATTCGCTGTACAAGCTCGTGAAGCAGAAGGGCATGCTCGCCGTCGAGGAGCACATTGAAAATCCGGAAAAGTCGACGCTGTTCAATGCCTTCCCGACATTTGCCGCGAACCATCATGCAGTCGAGTTCGTCTGCGACTACATGCGCATGTTGACGCTGGGCGCCAACAACGCCCACGAGATCGACGCGCTCATGGACGAGGAACTGGAGACGCACCACCAGGAGCAGGAGCGTCTCGTTTCGGCCATGCAGTCGATCGCCGACGGAACACCGGCGCTCGGCATCGTCGCCGCCGTGCTCGGCGTGATCAAGACGATGGGGGCGATCAAGGAGCCGCCGGAGGTGCTGGGACATCTGATCGGCGGCGCGCTCGTCGGCACCTTCTTCGGCGTCTTCGTCGCCTACGGCTTCTTCGCGCCGATGGCGGCGTCGCTCAAGAGCACCTTCGAGGCGGAAGCCAAATACTTCCTGTCGCTCAAGGCGGGTCTCCTCGCCCATATCAGCGGCCAGCCGCCGGTGATGGCGGTCGAATTTGCTCGCAAGGCTCTGATGAGCGACGTCCGCCCGACCTTCAGCGAAGTGGAAGCGGCAACCGCCAAACTGGCCGCCTAG
- a CDS encoding response regulator transcription factor, whose protein sequence is MRILVVEDTADIAEAVVMRLEKIGHAVDWEQDGQTAAELIEVQAYDLVILDLTLPGQDGLAILKGMRARKLKTPVLVLTARSHVDERIGALDLGADDYLIKPFDYGELEARARALLRRSAGQSDNLLRVGPLVIDRAGRIASIGDRPLNLTRRELTVLEILAARPERIVPKEELVEQLFNFEQEASPNAVEQFVARLRRKLADAPIEIRTLRGLGYQLAAL, encoded by the coding sequence TTGCGCATCCTCGTCGTCGAAGACACGGCCGACATTGCCGAAGCCGTCGTGATGCGGCTCGAGAAGATCGGCCACGCCGTCGACTGGGAGCAGGACGGCCAGACCGCCGCCGAGTTGATCGAGGTCCAGGCCTATGACCTCGTCATCCTCGACCTGACATTGCCGGGGCAGGACGGGCTCGCCATCCTGAAAGGCATGCGGGCGCGCAAGCTCAAGACGCCGGTGCTGGTGCTCACCGCCCGCTCGCATGTCGACGAGCGCATCGGCGCGCTCGACCTCGGCGCCGACGACTATCTGATCAAGCCCTTCGACTATGGCGAGCTCGAAGCCCGCGCCCGGGCGCTACTGCGCCGCAGCGCCGGGCAATCCGACAATCTCCTGCGCGTCGGCCCGCTCGTGATCGATCGCGCCGGCCGCATCGCCAGCATCGGCGACCGCCCGCTCAACCTGACGCGACGCGAGCTCACCGTGCTGGAGATCCTCGCCGCCCGGCCCGAACGCATCGTGCCGAAGGAGGAGCTGGTCGAGCAGCTCTTCAATTTCGAGCAGGAGGCGAGCCCGAACGCCGTCGAGCAGTTCGTGGCGCGGCTGCGGCGCAAGCTCGCCGACGCGCCGATCGAAATCCGCACCCTGCGCGGGCTGGGCTATCAACTTGCCGCTCTCTGA
- a CDS encoding autotransporter domain-containing protein yields MRAGSKGFAAGQFLRTVSLAALALGLANSAAPAATYLVGNETELRDAIAAANASPDASSTIVFTQSFTVTTAPNLATPTKSLTIDTQGFVLSGAGASSITVNGNFPSGSLIISGTFVGGTGSSGLVVNSGITTVGASSGQVVNNGSISGGAAASGGLGVSLLNVVTFVNNGTVSGGTGTGSGLGNNGSGVNILNTGATLINNASGVIQGGNSTAGGHTGAGVYVSTTSKAATITNYGTIRGGSAVAGPGEAAIVGRGASATPVTIYNLGTGVIEGGNGAAAITNSNFPSTISIINSGTIRAGAGAANAISMSNQAAGVNLILELQAGSQIIGNVVASAAGTRDVLRLGGADNWTLDGGIGSMSQYQGFDKLEKIGAGTWTITSDSSGFAGTTSVDEGALIVNGSLAGSAVTVGSGARLGGSGTVGALTLASGARITPGNSIGTLTVNGAYVQNAGAVYEVEIDPGSATSDRIDVKGTATLANGATVSVVNTTGATYVAGQRYTILTSTGLTGSYSGDLVLTAFLTLRNSSDATNAYLTVVQTATAGNIGGTGNEQAVGQAIDSLPTGNAVQTGVYNQPTVEAGQGALRQLAGEIHASARTVLVDESWHVRSAVNDRLRSAFGAVGAAPMATLSYGFTADLAPAVKGPLPKPPSAERFAVWGQGYGSWGRTRSDGNAASLSRSTGGLLVGADAAVFEALRLGVVAGFSHSKFDVNGRLSSGESDNYHLGLYGGGQWGALNLRAGLSYTWHDLSTRRSIVSAGLGDTLRADYDAGTAQAFGELGYRLDLGQTALGRVALEPFAGLAYVVLRSDRFQERGGSAALSAASDDTSLGYTTLGLRAATTTRLSGMDLTLRGGLGWRHAFGDVDPKTTLAFAGSNPFAIAGLPIARDAALVEAGLDLGLGPNVSLGASYTAQLANDAQDHAFKANLAVRF; encoded by the coding sequence ATGCGCGCTGGTTCGAAGGGTTTCGCAGCAGGACAATTTCTCCGCACCGTCAGCCTCGCTGCTTTGGCGCTGGGCTTGGCCAACTCGGCGGCCCCGGCCGCGACCTATCTCGTCGGCAACGAAACAGAGCTGCGCGACGCGATCGCCGCGGCGAATGCGAGCCCGGATGCAAGCTCGACGATCGTCTTCACCCAGAGTTTCACGGTCACAACCGCGCCCAATCTGGCAACGCCCACCAAGTCGCTGACGATCGACACGCAAGGGTTCGTCCTGTCGGGAGCCGGAGCCAGCAGCATCACCGTCAACGGCAATTTTCCGAGCGGTTCGCTGATCATTTCCGGCACCTTCGTCGGCGGGACCGGGAGCTCCGGCCTGGTTGTCAACAGCGGCATCACGACGGTTGGCGCCAGCTCCGGGCAGGTCGTCAACAATGGCTCGATCAGCGGCGGGGCTGCCGCTTCCGGAGGCCTCGGCGTCTCGCTCCTCAATGTCGTGACCTTCGTCAACAACGGCACGGTCAGCGGCGGCACCGGGACGGGCTCGGGCCTCGGCAACAATGGCTCCGGCGTCAACATCCTCAACACCGGCGCGACGCTGATCAACAATGCCAGCGGCGTCATTCAGGGCGGCAACAGCACAGCCGGCGGGCATACCGGCGCGGGCGTGTACGTGAGCACGACCAGCAAGGCGGCGACCATCACCAATTACGGCACGATCCGCGGCGGGTCGGCCGTCGCAGGCCCAGGCGAGGCGGCGATCGTCGGCCGCGGCGCCTCCGCTACTCCAGTGACGATCTACAATCTCGGCACCGGCGTCATCGAAGGCGGCAATGGCGCGGCCGCCATTACGAACAGCAATTTTCCATCGACGATCTCGATCATCAACAGCGGCACGATCCGGGCCGGCGCCGGCGCGGCCAACGCGATCTCAATGTCCAACCAGGCAGCCGGGGTTAATCTCATCCTCGAGCTGCAGGCCGGTTCGCAGATCATCGGCAACGTCGTTGCGAGCGCCGCGGGCACCCGGGACGTCCTGCGTCTGGGCGGCGCCGACAACTGGACGCTGGATGGCGGCATCGGCAGCATGAGCCAGTACCAGGGCTTCGACAAGCTGGAGAAGATCGGCGCGGGCACCTGGACGATCACCAGCGACAGCTCCGGCTTTGCCGGCACGACCAGCGTCGACGAAGGCGCTCTGATCGTGAACGGCTCGCTTGCCGGCTCGGCGGTGACGGTTGGGTCGGGCGCGCGGCTCGGCGGATCGGGTACGGTCGGGGCGCTGACGCTGGCTTCGGGTGCCAGGATCACACCGGGCAACTCGATCGGCACGCTCACCGTCAACGGCGCCTATGTCCAGAATGCCGGCGCGGTCTACGAGGTCGAGATCGATCCGGGCAGCGCGACCTCCGACCGGATCGACGTGAAGGGGACGGCGACGCTCGCCAATGGCGCGACGGTCTCGGTGGTGAATACCACCGGCGCGACCTATGTCGCCGGCCAGCGCTACACCATCCTGACTTCGACCGGACTGACCGGCAGCTATAGCGGCGATCTGGTGCTGACGGCTTTCCTCACTTTGCGCAACAGCAGCGACGCGACCAATGCCTATCTGACGGTGGTCCAGACCGCGACGGCCGGCAACATCGGCGGTACTGGCAATGAGCAGGCGGTCGGCCAGGCGATCGACAGCCTGCCGACCGGCAATGCCGTCCAGACCGGCGTCTACAACCAGCCGACGGTCGAGGCGGGCCAAGGCGCGCTCCGCCAGCTCGCCGGCGAGATCCATGCCTCGGCCCGCACCGTGCTGGTCGACGAGAGCTGGCATGTGCGCTCGGCGGTGAACGACCGCTTGCGCTCGGCTTTCGGCGCGGTCGGCGCCGCCCCGATGGCGACGCTGTCTTACGGCTTCACTGCCGACCTCGCTCCGGCGGTGAAGGGGCCGCTGCCGAAGCCGCCTTCGGCCGAGCGCTTTGCCGTCTGGGGCCAGGGCTATGGCTCCTGGGGCCGCACGCGCAGCGACGGCAATGCCGCGAGCCTCTCGCGTTCGACCGGCGGCCTGCTGGTCGGCGCCGATGCGGCCGTCTTCGAGGCCCTGCGCCTTGGCGTCGTCGCCGGCTTCAGCCACAGCAAGTTCGACGTCAACGGCCGGCTCTCCTCGGGCGAGAGCGACAATTACCATCTCGGTCTCTATGGTGGCGGGCAATGGGGCGCCCTGAACCTGCGCGCCGGCCTGAGCTACACTTGGCACGATCTCTCGACCCGCCGCAGCATCGTCTCGGCCGGGCTCGGCGATACTTTGCGGGCCGATTACGATGCCGGCACGGCCCAGGCCTTCGGCGAGCTCGGCTATCGCCTCGATCTCGGCCAGACCGCTTTGGGCCGGGTTGCGCTCGAACCCTTCGCCGGCCTGGCCTATGTCGTGCTGCGCAGCGATCGCTTCCAGGAACGGGGCGGGAGCGCGGCTCTCTCGGCCGCCAGCGACGACACCAGCCTCGGCTACACCACGCTCGGCCTGCGCGCCGCGACGACGACCCGGCTTTCCGGCATGGACCTGACCCTGCGCGGCGGGCTCGGCTGGCGCCATGCCTTCGGCGATGTCGATCCGAAGACGACGCTCGCCTTCGCCGGCAGCAACCCGTTCGCCATCGCCGGCCTGCCGATCGCGCGGGACGCCGCCCTGGTCGAGGCCGGGCTCGACCTCGGGCTCGGTCCGAATGTCAGCCTCGGCGCCTCCTACACAGCCCAGCTCGCAAACGACGCTCAGGACCACGCCTTCAAGGCAAACCTCGCGGTGAGGTTCTGA
- a CDS encoding VOC family protein, with product MILELHHIQLAMPEGREEEARAFYCNVLGLREVDKPEELRARGGVWFESGTIKVHLGVETPFSPARKAHPAFRVESLEQAIATLRLNGVKVRPDVDLPGIRRSYVDDPFGNRIELLELT from the coding sequence ATGATCCTCGAACTGCACCACATCCAGCTGGCAATGCCGGAAGGCCGGGAAGAGGAGGCGCGGGCCTTCTACTGCAATGTTCTCGGCCTGCGCGAGGTCGACAAGCCCGAAGAGCTGCGCGCGCGAGGCGGCGTGTGGTTCGAGAGCGGAACGATCAAGGTCCATCTCGGCGTCGAGACGCCGTTCTCGCCGGCAAGGAAAGCGCATCCGGCATTCCGGGTGGAGAGCCTGGAACAGGCGATCGCCACACTACGACTGAATGGCGTCAAAGTTCGGCCTGATGTCGATCTGCCGGGCATCAGGCGAAGCTATGTCGACGATCCCTTCGGAAATCGCATCGAGCTGCTCGAGTTGACCTAG
- a CDS encoding ABC transporter ATP-binding protein, with the protein MLAPFDAASATPLLSVEGVTLQYKTPDVVVTATRQVSFDVYPSDRFVLLGPSGCGKSTLLKAIGGYLSPVEGEISLKGRAVTGPGPDRMMVFQEFDQLLPWKTVRENVVFALTASGRATPAEAEERARSYIEKVGLAKFIDSYPHMLSGGMKQRVAIARGMAMEPDVLLMDEPFAALDALTRRKMQDELLRLWDDTRFTVLFVTHSIEEAIRIGTRILLLSPHPGEVKAELNSVPPEELGTGKQAELETRINDMLFAHH; encoded by the coding sequence ATGCTAGCCCCGTTCGATGCCGCATCCGCGACGCCGCTCCTCTCCGTCGAGGGCGTGACGCTGCAATACAAGACGCCCGACGTCGTGGTCACCGCGACGCGGCAGGTCTCGTTCGACGTCTACCCGTCCGACCGCTTCGTCCTGCTCGGACCCTCCGGCTGCGGCAAGTCGACCCTGCTCAAGGCCATCGGCGGCTACCTTTCGCCGGTGGAGGGAGAGATTTCCCTGAAAGGGCGCGCGGTCACCGGCCCCGGTCCGGACCGGATGATGGTGTTCCAGGAATTCGACCAGCTGCTGCCGTGGAAGACGGTGCGCGAGAATGTCGTCTTCGCGCTGACGGCTTCGGGCCGGGCGACGCCGGCCGAGGCCGAGGAGCGGGCGCGCTCCTATATCGAGAAGGTCGGCCTCGCCAAGTTCATCGACAGCTATCCGCACATGCTGTCCGGCGGCATGAAGCAGCGCGTCGCGATCGCCCGCGGCATGGCGATGGAGCCTGACGTGCTGCTGATGGACGAGCCCTTCGCGGCGCTCGACGCGCTGACCCGTCGCAAGATGCAGGACGAGCTACTGCGGCTCTGGGACGACACCAGGTTCACCGTGCTTTTCGTCACCCATTCGATCGAGGAGGCGATCCGCATCGGCACCCGCATCCTGCTGCTCTCGCCGCATCCCGGCGAGGTCAAAGCCGAGCTCAACAGCGTGCCGCCCGAGGAACTGGGCACCGGCAAGCAGGCCGAGCTCGAAACCCGCATCAACGACATGCTGTTCGCTCATCATTGA
- a CDS encoding ABC transporter substrate-binding protein — MKLKTCLRAAITALALGAAFIAPARAEVSEVRISKGFGILYLPLIVMQDQQFLEKRAKAAGLGDVKVNWLMLDGGNVINDAMMAGTLDFAGTGAPGFVTLWAKAKGIPGVEVVGVSGMSSTSLWLMSNKPELKALKDFTTADKIALPGIKTSLAAVVLQMIAAKEFGDASYAKMDPMTVSLPHPEALAALIGGKTEIKAHFTSPPFQYIEAKSPGIHRVLNSVDYLGNLTLDVTFAPKKFVDANPKMTQAFIDAMDDATALIAKDKKLAAEIFAKSSKVKVDAAEVQEMIEDKDARFTATPEGVMKFTEFMHKAGSIKVKPAKWSDMFVPQLAGRSGS; from the coding sequence ATGAAACTCAAGACCTGTCTTCGTGCCGCAATCACGGCCCTGGCACTCGGCGCCGCCTTCATCGCCCCGGCCCGGGCCGAGGTCAGCGAGGTCCGCATCTCCAAGGGCTTCGGCATCCTCTATCTGCCGCTGATCGTGATGCAGGATCAGCAGTTCCTGGAGAAGCGCGCCAAGGCGGCCGGGCTCGGCGACGTCAAGGTCAACTGGCTGATGCTCGACGGCGGCAACGTCATCAACGACGCGATGATGGCCGGCACGCTCGATTTCGCCGGCACCGGCGCCCCCGGGTTCGTCACGCTCTGGGCCAAGGCCAAGGGCATTCCGGGCGTCGAGGTCGTCGGCGTCTCCGGCATGAGCTCGACCTCGCTCTGGTTGATGTCGAACAAGCCGGAGCTGAAGGCGCTGAAGGACTTCACCACGGCCGACAAGATCGCGCTGCCGGGGATCAAGACCTCGCTCGCCGCGGTGGTGCTGCAGATGATCGCGGCCAAGGAATTCGGCGATGCCAGTTATGCCAAGATGGACCCGATGACGGTCAGCCTGCCGCATCCGGAGGCGCTGGCGGCACTGATTGGCGGCAAGACCGAGATCAAGGCGCATTTCACCTCGCCGCCCTTCCAGTACATCGAGGCGAAGAGCCCCGGCATCCACCGTGTGCTCAACTCGGTCGACTATCTCGGCAACCTGACGCTGGACGTCACCTTCGCGCCGAAGAAGTTCGTCGACGCCAACCCGAAGATGACGCAGGCCTTCATCGACGCGATGGACGACGCCACCGCACTGATCGCCAAGGACAAGAAGCTGGCGGCCGAGATCTTCGCCAAGAGCTCGAAGGTCAAGGTCGACGCGGCCGAGGTCCAGGAGATGATCGAGGACAAGGATGCGCGCTTCACCGCGACGCCCGAAGGCGTGATGAAGTTCACCGAGTTCATGCACAAGGCCGGCTCGATCAAGGTCAAGCCGGCCAAGTGGAGCGACATGTTCGTGCCGCAGCTCGCCGGGCGCTCGGGAAGCTGA
- a CDS encoding sensor histidine kinase, translating into MPLSDLRLSLRARIIAVLSAVLAGGAVALGLIAWHSAELAAQQAYDRLLSGGAVQIAENVYLQGGVLTLDPPASAIATLSDYDLVFYKVVDPRGIVVAGYEDLRSQATWEATRSGVVLEDGIYQGHPVRIATLSRRFDDPLAGGWATIVVAQTMQARISLARDLTFKALGVIAIMSALALLATGFAVRLALKPLARIEQEIAGRTPDDLSPIKTQPPVEVRNLVEAIDGFMRRLSDRVALMQRFIADAAHQIRTPLAALDAQVEILSATAPSRRKAETITRVRERTTELGRLTGQLLDHAMVIHRADAAALAPVDLNALAKTVLSTAVPLSLPREVDISFEPAVPAPIIPGDAVSLREALGNLIDNALAHGAHSRLLVKVGADETHVWIEVADDGDGFSGSLAELAQPFAKGATSHGSGLGLAIAAEVARAHKGELTLAREDGMTRVRLVLAE; encoded by the coding sequence TTGCCGCTCTCTGACCTGCGCCTCTCGCTGCGCGCCCGCATCATCGCCGTGCTCTCGGCAGTGCTGGCGGGCGGAGCCGTCGCGCTCGGGCTGATCGCCTGGCATTCCGCCGAGCTCGCGGCGCAGCAGGCCTATGACCGGCTCCTTTCCGGCGGCGCCGTCCAGATCGCCGAGAACGTCTACCTCCAGGGCGGCGTGCTGACGCTCGACCCGCCGGCCTCTGCGATCGCGACGCTCTCCGATTACGACCTCGTCTTCTACAAGGTCGTCGATCCCCGCGGCATCGTCGTCGCCGGCTATGAGGACCTGCGATCGCAAGCGACCTGGGAGGCGACGCGCAGCGGCGTCGTGCTCGAGGATGGCATCTATCAGGGCCATCCGGTCCGGATCGCGACGCTGTCGCGCCGCTTCGACGATCCGCTCGCCGGCGGCTGGGCCACCATCGTCGTCGCGCAGACCATGCAGGCACGCATATCGCTGGCGCGCGACCTGACCTTCAAGGCGCTCGGCGTCATCGCGATCATGAGCGCGCTCGCGCTGCTGGCGACGGGCTTCGCCGTCCGGCTCGCGCTGAAGCCGCTCGCCCGCATCGAGCAGGAGATCGCAGGGCGAACTCCCGACGATCTCAGCCCGATCAAGACGCAGCCACCGGTCGAGGTCCGCAACCTCGTCGAGGCGATCGATGGCTTCATGCGCCGCCTCTCCGATCGCGTCGCCCTGATGCAGCGCTTCATCGCCGACGCCGCCCACCAGATCCGCACGCCGCTGGCAGCGCTCGATGCGCAGGTCGAGATCCTCTCGGCGACCGCACCGTCGCGGCGCAAGGCCGAGACGATCACACGCGTCCGCGAGCGCACCACCGAGCTCGGCCGGCTGACCGGCCAGCTCCTCGACCATGCCATGGTGATCCACCGGGCCGATGCGGCAGCGCTCGCCCCGGTCGACCTCAACGCCCTGGCCAAGACCGTGCTCAGCACCGCGGTGCCGCTGTCGCTGCCGCGCGAGGTCGACATCAGCTTCGAACCGGCGGTACCGGCGCCGATCATCCCCGGCGACGCCGTCAGCCTGCGCGAGGCGCTCGGCAATCTGATCGACAACGCCCTCGCCCACGGCGCCCATAGCCGTCTCCTCGTCAAGGTCGGCGCCGACGAGACACATGTCTGGATCGAGGTCGCCGATGATGGCGACGGCTTTTCCGGCTCGCTGGCGGAGCTGGCCCAGCCCTTCGCCAAAGGCGCGACGTCACATGGCTCAGGGCTCGGCCTCGCCATCGCGGCCGAGGTGGCACGGGCGCACAAGGGTGAGCTCACTTTGGCGCGCGAGGATGGGATGACGCGGGTCAGGCTCGTGCTTGCCGAGTAA